Below is a genomic region from Pantanalinema sp..
CGCCAGCTGGCTTGCGCTCGTTCGCCACTTCCCCCCCACGGGCACCCTCGCCGTCGCTTCCCGCCACCGGCTGCCCGAGCTCGAGCGCACGCCGCTGATCGTGTGGGACGCCGACCACCCGGCCTTCTCGGAGGCCCCGACCCGCGAGGACCTCGAGGGCTTGCCCCGATCGCTGCTCGCCAAGGCCGTCGTCATGCACGTCGTGGGCGAGGCCTCCCCCTCCTGCGAGGGGGCGGAGCTTGTCCGCCGCAACATCGCTCTCCAGATGCCCGTCGGGACTCACCGCCTGCGAGCGGCATGGCAAGCGATCGCGGGGGTCGCGGCTTCACCCGCCATCCCTGCGATCTGGGGCGAGGTCGAGGCCGAGCTGCGGGGCTTCGTTCGGCGTCACCTGCGCAAGGGCAAGGAGCTTTCGATCCCGGGCATCCTGGAGCGGATCCCGAGCGAGGTCCGGGCCCGCAGCCCCTTCCTGCTCGAGGTGGAAGGGGAGATCCACCTCGAGGCCCGACGCTTTCTCGAAGCCCGCGAGTGCTTCCGAAGGGCGATGGACCTCGCGCCCGACCCCCTGTCCCGGCGCGACCTCCTGATCCACCTGCTCGCGGCCGCCGTCTACCTCTCGGACGACGCCCAAGCCGCCGCGATCCTGGAGAGGCTCGTTCCCGAGGAAGGGAGCGATCCCCCTTACATGGAGGCCCACCTGCTTTACTGGCGCGGGAGGATGGCGCTGGACGCCGGGCGCGTCGACGAAGCGCTGGCGACCTTCCAGCGGGTCCTGAACGTCCCGGCTTCCGGCGATCAAAGGGTCACGCGCAGCCACGCGCGTGCCCTGATCTACCTGGTCAGCATCAACCACAACCTGGGGCACGTCGCGGACGCCACCTCGTTCGCGGAGCGGCTGGTCAACATGTGCCTGGCCTTCGACCTGCACCGCGATCTCTTGAGCGCCTTCTCCCTGCGCTGGCGCTGCCTGGTGCTGGGCGACTCCCGGCCCGCCTCGCTCGCCAAGCTCGTGGACATCCCCGAGGAAGCTTTCCTCGCCCCGAACCCCACCGCCCTCAACCTCTACCTCACCTGCTTCGCGGTGCGCGCCGACGCGATCGCGGCGTACGACCTCGCGCTGCGCCTCTTTCCGTTCGTCCTGGCGCACGCCGTCTCACAGCAGCTGACCATGCGCGTGCCGATCCTGAAGTACTGGCTCAGCCTCACCAAGATCAGAAGGGCCTCCGACGAGATCGACCCGGCCCTCCTGCGCGCCATGTCGGCCGACGAGCAGTACGCGACCCTCACGCCCCTGAACTGGGCCAGTCTCTTCGTCCTGAGCGGTCAGCTCGACGAGGCGGAGGCCGCCATCCTGGCGCACGACGCCTGGAGCAGCGCAGAGGAGCGTGTGCGCGCCCGGCTCTACCTCGGCTGGATCCGCCACCGGCGCGGCGATTCCGGGGCTGCCGACGAGGTCCGGGCGCTCTTGGCGACGCCCGAAGGCACCGGCATGTGGGAGATCGAGGTCGAGATCCTCGCGGAGCTCGGGCTGCGCGAAGCCCCCGCGCTCTTCCAGATGCGCGCGTTCGGCGAAACCGCCTTCGCGAGGGCGAAGCTCGCCTTGCCCCACTGGCCCCGAAAGAAGGCGCTGTCGCTCCTCGCGATCCTGGCCCTGCACCCGCAGGGGATCGAGGCCGAGGCCCTGCGCGATGCGCTGTACCGCGACTCGGACAACTCCGACCCGGCGGGCGCCCTGCGCAACCTGGTCTACGGCCTTCGCCAGGTGCTGACCCCGCTCGGCGCCGCCGACCTCCTCGAGGTGGCCCGGGGGGTCTACCGGTTCAAGTGGGAGCAGGTGGCGCACTGCGACCTTCACGAGTTCGACACCCTCTACCGCAAGGGGCAGGACCTCGAAACGGCCGGGCGACTCGAGGCCGCCGCCCTCTTCTACCGCATGGCGGTCCTCACGGCCGACGGAGCCCTGTTCGCCGATCTCGGCGAGGACGTCTTCGAAGGCCCGCGCCGGGAGTACGCCGCGCGCCTCGAGCACGCCCAGGCCGTGGTCCGGGCTTCGGGGGCGCCCTGGTAGAGGGGGCTCAGCCCGCCAGGTAGTCCAGGACGCTCTGCACGATCACCTTGACCCCGATCGGCAGGGCGTCCTCGTCGATGTCGAAGCTGGGATGGTGGTGGGGCTTGTCGAAGCCCTTGGCGGCGTTGAAGGAGCCGATGAGGAAGTAGCAGCCCGGCACCTTCTGCAGGAAGAAGGCCATGTCCTCGGAGCCCATGGTCCGCTCGGCCTCGACCACCCGCTCGACCCCGACGGCATGCTCGGCGGCCCTGCGCACCAGCCGGGTCATCTCCCGGTCGTTGACCGTCACCGGGTACTGGTGCTTGTACCTGAGCTCGCAGCGCGCCCCGAAGGCCGAGGCCACCCCCTGGGCGAGGGCCTCGATCCGGCGGGGCATCTCGGCGCGCAGCCGCTCGTCGAAGGTGCGCACGGTCCCGCGCATCACCGCATCCTGCGCGATGATGTTGTGGCCCGAGCCCGCGGCGATCTGGCCCACGGTCAAGACCGCCGACTCGAGCGGCGAGACCATGCGGCTCACGACGGTCTGCAGGGCCGTGACGATGTGGGCGGCGACCACCACCGCGTCCACCGAAAGGTGAGGATCGGCCCCGTGCCCCCCCTGGCCGCGGACGTGCAGCTCGAACTCGTCGGCCGAGGCCATCAGGGCCCCCTCGCGAATCCCGAGCGTGCCCACCGGCAGCTCGTTCCAGATGTGGAAGCCGAGGGCCGCGTCCACGCGGGGGCCCTCGAGCACCCCCTCCTCGATCATCAGGTCGGCGCCGCCGGGCCCCTCCTCGGCGGGCTGGAACACGAACTTGACGTTGCCGCACAGCCTGTCGCGGTGCGCGACCAGGAAGCGGATCGCGCCCAGCAGCATGGCCATGTGGGCGTCGTGGCCGCAGGCGTGCATCACCCCGGGGTTGCGCGAGACGTAGGAGTGGGGCGCCTCCTCGTGCAGGGGCAGGGCGTCGATGTCCGCCCGCACCAGCACCGTCTTGCCCGCTCGCGCACCCCGCAAGAGGGCCACCAGGCCGGTCTTGGCGATGCCGGTCTGGACCTCGAGGCCGAGGCCGTGGAGGGCCTGGGCGATCCGGGCCGCGGTGTGGACCTCCTGGAAGCTCAGCTCGGGCCAGCGATGGAAGTCGCGCCGGGTCTCGACCAGCTCCGCGGTCATGGCGTCCACCGCGGCGTCGAGCTTCGAGAGCAGGGCGAGGCGATCGGCGGCGCAGGGATCCAGGAGCGGGGTCGTGTCCATTCGGTTCTCCGGCGATAGAGAGGGGTAAAGCGGCACGGGGGCCGCCTTCCATCTTATCAAAGGGACGAAGAGCGCGCAGCCCCGCGCCCTGGAGGCGCCGAGGCCGTAACGCCCGTTTAGCCCCCCAGGAGGCAGGGTACTGGAAGATCACACAGGCACGAGGAGCGCACGGATGGTCCGAAGAATCTCAAGCGAGCCCGCCATCGCCCGTCCGCTCCGCGCGCCCCAGGCCCCGGCGCCCGCGCAGGCACCGGCGGTGAAGCCCGTGCCCGCCTCTCCTCCTCGCCCGGCGAAGGGGGAGAAGGCCTGGATGAGCGAGATCCTCTTCGAGGCCCAGTTCGATCCCCGCTTCCAGAACGCGCACCCGGGAGGGGCGGGGGAAGCCGAGCGCCCCGGCGCCTCGCGCCCCGGCACTTTCACCCGCTCGGCCCTGCTCGAGGCGAGCGAGGAGGCGCCGGTCGGCGAGCTGCCCCGCAGCCGGGGCCAGTACCGCGCCCTTCTCGGCCGTCTGTTCGACGCGAAGGCCGAGGACGCCGCTGAGGCCATGCGCGACGAGCCCGTCCTCTCGAGCATGCGCGAGGTGTGGCAGCCGGGCCGCCCCGAGGTCAACCGCCGCGTGGCAAGCGAGTTCATGCGCTACTTCCTGCCCAAGCTGGGCGAGGCCTACGGCTTCAAGCCCTGCCCGGTTCAGTTCGACGACACCCTCTCGGGCGGCTACAACGGCCTCTACGATCTCAGGCACGACCGGATCTACCTCCCCGAGAGGACGCTCTCGGGGACCTTCGCCGACTTCATCGACGTGGTCGCCCACGAGGAGATGCACTGCATGCAGGAGCGCCTCATCGCGCGCCTGCACCTGATCAAGCACGGCACCCCGCTCACCCCCGACGAGCGCGCGATCGCGACCTACTGGCGCAACGAGCAGCCCAAGTACCGCTCGGCCATGGCCAACGGCTCAGCGATGAGCCCCGAGACGCGCGCGCGCTACCGCGAGATCGGCCAGGAGTACCACTCCATCCGGACCGGCGCGTACATGAGCGCGCGCCTGAGCACCCCCTGACGGCCATGAGCCAGTTCACCGAGTGGCTCGAGGCGGCGCGCACGCGCCTGGCCCAGGACGACCCGTCAGGCGCCGAGGAGGCGCTGCGCGAGGCCCTCGCCCTTTCCCCCGACGACCTGGAGGCCGGCCTCGAGCTGTGCTACCTGCTCTTCGACGCGGATCGGCACCACGAGGCCGTCCCCGTGCTGGAGGCCCTGCGCCTGCGCCACCCGCGGCACCTGGAGGCCCTCAACAACCTGGTCTACGCCTACATGGCCGTCGACGAGCTCGATCAGGCCGAATCGACGCTGGCGGCCATCTTCGCCTGCGACCCCGACGACGCCGACGCCCACAACAACCTGGGCCTCTTGCGGGAGCACCGAATGGAGCTGACTCTCGCGGCCCCCGCCTTCGAGGCGGCCCTCGAGCGCAACCCGGAGCACCCCTTCGCCTGGGCCAATCTCGCCCGGGTCCGCGAGGCGCTCGGCGACACGCAGGGCACGATCCTCGCCCTGCGGCGCGCCCTCGAGCGGCAACCCGACGCCCTCGACCTGCGCGCCCAGCTGGCGCAGGCCCTGCTCGGTGTCGGCGAGGCGAAGCTCGCCGCCCATGAGCTGAGGCGGCTGTTGCGCGACGAGCCCGACGACGCCTTCGCCCACGGGGCGCTCGGCATGGCCTATCGCCAGCAGCGGGAATGGGAGAAGGCCGCTTCCGCCTTCGAGGAGGCCCTCTCGCGGGACCCGGACCTGCAATCCGCCTGGTTCTACCTGGCGATGACCCTGGCGGACCACGGCCGCCACGACGCGGCGATCGCCACCTACCGCAACCTCCTGGCCCGGTGGCCTCACGACGCCGAGGCCCGCAACAACCTGGGCTTCTTGCTCAGCCGCCGGGGCGAGTTCGCCGAGGCCCTCTGGGAGATCCAGCAGGCCCTGAGGCTCGAGCCGGACCTGCCGGTGGCCTTCCTCAACCTGGGCAACGTGCTGCGCCTCAAGGGCGACCTGGAGGGCGCGATCGCCCAGCTCGAGCGGGCGGTCGAGCGCCTGCCCGACCACGGCGAGGCCCACTTCAACCTGGCCCTGCTGCTCGCCGAGACCGGCCGCATCGCACGCGCGCGCTTCCACTGCAAGCGCTGCCTGAGCCTCAACCTGCGCGACGAGGCGGCCCTGGCCCTGATGAGAAGCCTGCGCGCGCGCTAGTTCGCCCCGTTCCCCCGGGGGCGAGATCCATGGGCTTGCCGATCCGCCTCGGGCGATCGACAATTCAAGGAGCAGAAGTTTTCCCTCATCCATGCCGTCAACGTCGCAGGAGGGCCTCTTGTCCATCCGCCCCAGAACCCGGCTCACGCTCACCCTCGCCCTCGCCCTCGTGGGGATCGCTTCACTGGCGCTTCCCGCTCACGCGGCCGAGCCCTGGTACGCGCTCAAGGTCAGCGCCGAGCTGGGCAACCAGCCGCGCGCCGAGCTCGCGGGCGGGATCGATCCGCTCGCCCTCTTCGGCCTGGCCCAGACCCAGCTCAGCGGCAGCCTGCCCTTCCTCGAGCTGCGGCTCGGCCAGAGCTTCACGAGCACCATCGACGCCGAGATCTCGGCGGCCCTGCGCCAGCGCATCGACCAGCCCCTCGCCAACCCCGAGCTCTACCAGGCCTACCAGGACCGCCTGGCCTGGAGCCAGCGGGGCGGCGTCGGCCTCAACCCGCTCTACACCGCCCAGATCGAGGACGCCTTCGTCACCGTCCACGACCCGGATCGCAGCGGCGAGCTCAAGGTCGGCCAGTTCCTCGTCCCGTTCGGCGTCACCGACTACCTGAGCGTCTCGCCGCCGGTGGCCGTCTCGAGCGCCGACACCCCCATGGCCCAGGTCCTCTCGGCCCTGGGGCAGGGCGTCTACCAGGGATCGGGCATCCGCTGGCGCGACGTGGGGGCGGTCCTCAGCAGCCGCGCGGGCGGCTTCCCCTACGCCGTGGGCGTCTTCAACGGGGCGGGGCCCAACCGCCTCGACGACAACGGCGACAAGGACTACTTCGCCCGCCTCGACTGGGCCGCGAGCGCAACCGACCTCATCGGCGTGAGCGGGGTGTGGGGCCAGGACCAGGTCTTCCCCCGGGGCTTCGCCGATCCCGGCGTCACCGTCGGGCGAAGGCGCTACGGCGTCCACTGGCAATTCAAGGCGGCCGAGGCCACGGTGCGCGGCGAGTGGACCCGCGACCAGCGCCTCAACCTCGACCCCGAGCCGCGCGACGGCTACGCCGTCGAGGCGAGCCAGGCGATGGGCGCAGGCAACGTCTTCTACACCGGCTACAGCCAGTTCTTCGACCCTAGCGCCCGGAGCGATCGCGGCTACATGGTGCGCGAGACCGTCGTCGGCGACATCCACCCCTTGCTGCCGGGGGTCTTCCTCAGGCTCGAGGCCCTCTACCGCTGGGAGACCGCCGGCAGCCAGTCGGACCAGTACGGCCGCTACCTGGCCTCGGTCGAGGCGCAGCTGGGAGGCAAGCCCGCCCCCGAAAATAATTCACGCTGACCTCACGCGAACGTGTAAACTGGGAGCCACCATGCCCATACCAGAGATTCCCAATTTGACCCGATCGATTCAAGAAGCCCGCGTCGTGCTCGCCTCCGCCTCGCCGCGGCGCTCGGAGCTGCTCGCCCAGGCGGGGATCCCCTTCGTCGTCGACCCGAGCGACCTCCCGGAGGTCCCCGAGCCCGACTGGGACCCGTGCGAGACAGCCACCCGCCTCTCGGCCCGCAAGGCCCTCGACGTGGCCAACCGCCACCCCGACGCCGACCTGGTCATCGGGGCCGACACGGTCGTGGTCGTGGACCAGGAGGTGTTCGGCAAGCCCGCGGACCCCGCGGACGCCGTGCGCATGCTCAAGCGCCTCTCGGGGCGCGCCCACGCGGTGGTGACGGGGTGGAGCCTGGTCGATCCCAGGCGCGATCACGCCATGAGCGAGTTCACCAGCAGCCGGGTCTTCTTCGCCGACCTCGACGAGGAGACGATCCGGCGGTACGTGGCGACCGGCGAGCCCATGGACAAGGCCGGCGCCTACGCCATCCAGGGCAAGGCAGGCCTGTTCGTTCAGGCGATCGAGGGAGACTACGCGAACATCGTGGGGCTTCCGATCGCAGCCATCGGTCAAGCCTTGCGGCAATTCGGCTGGCACGTTATATAGATCATGCAGTCGCAGGACAAGAGAGAGGCCTCGCGCCTCCGCCTCAAGGATCTGCCGCCCGACGCCCGTCCCCGTGAAAGGTTGCTGGAGCTGGGCCCCAAGGGGCTCGCCGACGCCGAGCTGCTCGCCATTCTCCTGGGATCGGGCTCGGCCAGCGAAACGGCGCTGGATCTGGCCTTGCGGCTGCTCGCCACTTTCGGGGCCACGGGGCCCGAGGCCCTCAGGGGCCTTTCGAGCGCGCGGCCCGAGGAGCTCGCACGGCTCCACGGCCTGGGGCCGGCCAAGGCCTCGCGCCTGGTCGCGGCTTTCGAGCTCGCCGAGCGCGCGGGGACCCTGCGCGCGACCGAGCGGCCCGCCGTCGGCGGGCCCGAGGACCTGGTGCGCCTGGTCTCGCCCCACCTGCGAGGCGAGGCCAGGGAGCATGCCCTAGTCGTCTGGCTGAACGGACGACAGCAAGTTCTGGGTTGGGAGGCGGTGTCGGTCGGAAGCCTGACCGAGGCCGTCGTCCACCCGCGAGAGGTGTATCGCGAGGCCATCCGCCGGGGGGCCTGCGCGATCGCGCTCTTGCACAACCATCCGTCCGGCGATCCGGCCCCTTCGGAGGAGGATCGCGCCCTCACGCGGCGCCTGGTCGCGGTGGGGGGGCTGGTCGGGATTCCCCTCATCGACCACGTGATCGTGGCGGAAGGGGGCTACTACAGCCTGCGCGCCGAGCGCGGGCTGTGGGAGGGGACAGATGCCGGCGGGGCCGGTGTCGGCGCAACGTTGTAGACTATAGCGAGTGACCATCGCTCGTAATGACCATCGCTCGTAAGGAGTCATCCGTGTTCAACAATCTCTTCGGCCGCTTCAGCCGCGACATGGGCATCGATCTTGGCACAGCCAATACCCTGGTGTTCGTGCGGGGCAAGGGGGTCGTGCTGCGCGAGCCCTCGGTGGTCGCCATCCAGCAGGGCAACCGCGGCGCAGCACTGGCGGTCGGCGAGGAGGCCAAGCAGATGCTGGGCCGCACCCCCGGCAACATCATCGCCATCCGGCCCCTGATGGACGGCGTCATCGCCGACTTCGACGTGGCCGAGACCATGCTCAAGCACTTCATCCAGAAGGTCCACGAGCGCCAGGGCGTCTTCCGCCCGCGCATGGTCATCGGGATCCCCTCGGGCGTGACCGGCGTCGAGCGCCGCGCGGTCATGGACGCCGCGCTGCAGGCGGGCGCTCGCGAGGTTTACCTGATCGAGGAGCCCATGGCGGCGG
It encodes:
- a CDS encoding amidohydrolase; this translates as MDTTPLLDPCAADRLALLSKLDAAVDAMTAELVETRRDFHRWPELSFQEVHTAARIAQALHGLGLEVQTGIAKTGLVALLRGARAGKTVLVRADIDALPLHEEAPHSYVSRNPGVMHACGHDAHMAMLLGAIRFLVAHRDRLCGNVKFVFQPAEEGPGGADLMIEEGVLEGPRVDAALGFHIWNELPVGTLGIREGALMASADEFELHVRGQGGHGADPHLSVDAVVVAAHIVTALQTVVSRMVSPLESAVLTVGQIAAGSGHNIIAQDAVMRGTVRTFDERLRAEMPRRIEALAQGVASAFGARCELRYKHQYPVTVNDREMTRLVRRAAEHAVGVERVVEAERTMGSEDMAFFLQKVPGCYFLIGSFNAAKGFDKPHHHPSFDIDEDALPIGVKVIVQSVLDYLAG
- a CDS encoding tetratricopeptide repeat protein, translated to MSQFTEWLEAARTRLAQDDPSGAEEALREALALSPDDLEAGLELCYLLFDADRHHEAVPVLEALRLRHPRHLEALNNLVYAYMAVDELDQAESTLAAIFACDPDDADAHNNLGLLREHRMELTLAAPAFEAALERNPEHPFAWANLARVREALGDTQGTILALRRALERQPDALDLRAQLAQALLGVGEAKLAAHELRRLLRDEPDDAFAHGALGMAYRQQREWEKAASAFEEALSRDPDLQSAWFYLAMTLADHGRHDAAIATYRNLLARWPHDAEARNNLGFLLSRRGEFAEALWEIQQALRLEPDLPVAFLNLGNVLRLKGDLEGAIAQLERAVERLPDHGEAHFNLALLLAETGRIARARFHCKRCLSLNLRDEAALALMRSLRAR
- a CDS encoding Maf family protein, whose translation is MTRSIQEARVVLASASPRRSELLAQAGIPFVVDPSDLPEVPEPDWDPCETATRLSARKALDVANRHPDADLVIGADTVVVVDQEVFGKPADPADAVRMLKRLSGRAHAVVTGWSLVDPRRDHAMSEFTSSRVFFADLDEETIRRYVATGEPMDKAGAYAIQGKAGLFVQAIEGDYANIVGLPIAAIGQALRQFGWHVI
- the radC gene encoding DNA repair protein RadC; amino-acid sequence: MQSQDKREASRLRLKDLPPDARPRERLLELGPKGLADAELLAILLGSGSASETALDLALRLLATFGATGPEALRGLSSARPEELARLHGLGPAKASRLVAAFELAERAGTLRATERPAVGGPEDLVRLVSPHLRGEAREHALVVWLNGRQQVLGWEAVSVGSLTEAVVHPREVYREAIRRGACAIALLHNHPSGDPAPSEEDRALTRRLVAVGGLVGIPLIDHVIVAEGGYYSLRAERGLWEGTDAGGAGVGATL